The following coding sequences lie in one Gammaproteobacteria bacterium genomic window:
- the amrA gene encoding AmmeMemoRadiSam system protein A: protein MSQFRHSERRSIVLSVEHPYVTLARDAIRHYLATGTLLDVSGRSDDRPAQGVFVSLHDHAAAEGRLRGCVGSIVPSQAGLCAEIVRQAVNAATSDPRFPPIRADDIDDLDVTVYLLEPPVAVDGIDDLDPSRYGVIVESRTGRRGLLLPAIPGIETARQQVEIAKRKALIQANEPVRLFRFGAEILNEESAEQ from the coding sequence ATGAGCCAGTTCCGGCATTCGGAAAGGAGGAGTATCGTTCTCTCCGTGGAGCATCCGTACGTCACGCTGGCAAGGGACGCGATCCGTCACTATCTGGCTACCGGAACCCTTCTGGACGTCTCCGGACGGTCCGATGACAGACCTGCCCAGGGAGTCTTCGTCTCACTCCACGACCATGCTGCCGCCGAGGGACGGTTACGGGGCTGTGTCGGCAGCATCGTTCCCTCGCAGGCCGGCCTGTGCGCCGAGATCGTGCGTCAAGCCGTGAATGCAGCGACGTCCGACCCGCGGTTTCCCCCCATTCGCGCCGACGACATCGACGATCTCGATGTGACCGTCTACCTGCTGGAGCCCCCCGTTGCAGTGGATGGCATCGACGATCTGGATCCATCGCGGTACGGGGTCATCGTCGAGAGCCGCACCGGACGCCGGGGCCTCCTGCTCCCCGCCATACCAGGAATCGAGACTGCTCGACAGCAGGTCGAGATCGCGAAACGAAAGGCGCTCATCCAGGCGAACGAGCCGGTCCG